A genomic window from Sphingobacterium spiritivorum includes:
- a CDS encoding ComEC/Rec2 family competence protein has translation MLKPDPKHIPFVRLLLIFLVGISLGFAVENMVFSVFYLEVILVFLLLIIILCFIFRNSYPFRHMYMWGLYILICLFGLWKTVKENPLHKPDHFSAYGDQQLVGIIADEIVVKNQIVRFPVRIIAGVNNSGSEKRSGNLLVTIKREESTERLQYGDKLILQAAIKDVSPPFNPREFDYQSYLSHQNIWQHTFLNPAQYHVLGHREGNPVLRFALEMRRKIVKRFRQYIGDDIAFQVATAIILGYRSEMAKETITAFSNTGTIHVLSVSGMHVGLVFWILSFLLKGLGRWKAGRSIQHVILLTFIWMYVVLTGLSPSALRAGLMISFFVVSNMLGKDLKSYNTIASSAFFMLLTNTKILADLGFQLSYLAVLGIVTVLPLLNKLYLPKGKYLKIFMEYMYISIAAQLFTLPLVFYYFGQFPNYFLIANLFIALPSTCMMYVGLVLAFFPLDLLSQFMGKILEWLIQFMWEGLRILDGLPGSLIQGVVFSIDQVILLFLACFFLSIAFHYRIKVAFKIGILCVFIVQGLLFIDYIKMRNYAGIRIYNVKKHLAIAHIRKGKVVLFTNMDSLQHPVIAYSILPDLLRYTHQNEINFEQVSDDNIRQNLRLSTSDISITVLEKYITPDKVLPSQILIMRKNNRSDLKEILPVMRPSLVIIDGSNTDRRIKDYKAELDILKVPYYCLKDNFAYVWVGD, from the coding sequence ATGTTAAAGCCTGATCCTAAACATATCCCCTTTGTGAGACTGTTACTGATATTTCTGGTAGGTATCAGTTTGGGATTTGCTGTAGAAAATATGGTGTTCTCTGTTTTCTATCTGGAAGTTATACTGGTGTTCTTACTTTTGATAATCATTTTATGTTTTATTTTCCGGAATTCCTATCCCTTCAGACATATGTATATGTGGGGACTATATATTCTGATCTGTCTGTTTGGATTATGGAAAACGGTTAAAGAAAACCCTCTTCATAAGCCCGATCATTTTTCGGCTTACGGAGATCAGCAACTGGTCGGCATTATTGCTGATGAAATCGTGGTTAAGAATCAGATTGTCCGCTTTCCTGTTCGCATTATAGCTGGAGTAAATAATTCAGGATCAGAAAAGAGATCCGGTAATCTGCTTGTAACGATTAAGAGAGAGGAATCGACTGAAAGATTGCAATATGGCGATAAGTTGATTTTGCAGGCTGCTATAAAAGATGTATCTCCTCCTTTCAATCCCCGAGAATTCGATTATCAATCTTACCTTTCTCATCAGAATATATGGCAACATACATTCCTGAATCCTGCACAATATCATGTGTTGGGACATCGTGAAGGAAATCCGGTTCTGAGATTTGCTCTTGAGATGCGTAGAAAGATCGTAAAGCGATTCAGACAGTATATCGGGGATGATATAGCATTTCAGGTTGCTACAGCTATTATTTTAGGTTACCGGTCAGAAATGGCTAAGGAGACCATAACAGCCTTTAGTAACACAGGTACTATTCATGTATTGAGTGTCTCCGGAATGCATGTAGGGTTGGTATTCTGGATTTTATCTTTCCTGTTAAAAGGACTCGGACGATGGAAAGCTGGTCGAAGCATTCAACACGTTATTTTATTGACTTTTATATGGATGTATGTCGTCCTGACCGGACTTTCTCCCTCAGCCTTGCGTGCAGGACTGATGATTTCATTTTTTGTGGTGTCCAACATGTTAGGAAAGGATCTCAAGTCGTATAATACTATTGCTTCTTCAGCATTTTTTATGTTGCTTACAAATACTAAAATATTGGCCGATCTGGGGTTTCAGCTTTCCTATCTTGCTGTTTTAGGTATCGTGACGGTATTGCCTTTATTGAATAAACTGTATCTGCCGAAAGGGAAATATCTTAAAATTTTTATGGAATATATGTACATCTCTATAGCTGCACAGTTATTCACCCTACCACTTGTTTTTTATTATTTCGGACAATTCCCAAACTATTTTCTGATTGCAAATCTGTTTATTGCTTTACCCTCTACCTGTATGATGTATGTAGGGTTAGTATTGGCTTTTTTTCCTTTGGATTTACTCAGTCAGTTCATGGGGAAAATACTGGAATGGCTTATTCAGTTTATGTGGGAGGGGCTTCGTATACTGGATGGCCTTCCGGGATCATTAATTCAGGGAGTGGTGTTTTCCATCGATCAGGTCATCCTGCTTTTTTTAGCTTGTTTTTTCTTATCCATAGCTTTTCATTACCGAATAAAAGTTGCTTTTAAAATCGGAATCCTCTGTGTTTTTATAGTTCAGGGTTTGTTATTTATTGATTATATAAAGATGAGAAACTATGCAGGAATCCGAATTTATAATGTGAAAAAACATCTTGCTATTGCACACATTCGTAAAGGAAAAGTCGTGTTGTTCACCAATATGGACTCCTTGCAGCATCCTGTGATTGCCTATAGTATACTGCCTGATCTGTTAAGATATACACATCAGAATGAAATTAATTTTGAGCAAGTTTCTGATGACAATATCCGGCAGAATCTGCGGCTCTCCACTTCTGATATCTCCATCACTGTCCTGGAGAAATATATAACACCGGATAAGGTTTTGCCTAGCCAGATCCTGATCATGAGAAAAAATAACCGAAGTGATCTGAAAGAAATTCTCCCGGTAATGAGACCCAGCCTCGTCATTATTGACGGGTCTAATACGGATCGCAGAATTAAAGATTATAAAGCGGAACTGGATATTTTGAAAGTTCCCTATTATTGCTTGAAGGATAATTTTGCTTATGTTTGGGTTGGAGATTAG
- a CDS encoding ComEA family DNA-binding protein — protein MVYDLIRIVITGLLLSLFFCTAAQEKIEQLEEELIEQLNEVTDEFADISEYTERLRYFLRNPIDLNKTDGRDLSELLFLTPVQIAHLLDHRMRSGRMLSVLELQGIEGFDEITVERLLPFVKVGNVSVLESFTLHKLWNTSTQEYMVRYGRGFEQARGYRITDTSRSRYLGNPDRYMVRYRLNYKDAVRLSLNMEKDAGESFFKYAQSSGFDFYSGSLSVKVNDRLKEVIIGDYSLQFGQGLVVWNGLAFGKGSWVSSVARQGIGLKPYTSFNETNFFRGIAGTVVVGPLQITPFMSLKKRSGSVLETDSGSIILSISNSGLHRTPTEQRQRHSIDEYVYGGNVNYRIDRFYVGINLMQTNYSGYIKPAELLRNRFAFRGQALTNISGYYQYTFKNTYVFGEIAKSAGGGTALLNGMVSSLHPKFSLVLLHRHYQKNYHQFFAQGIGEGGMVNNESGLYAGAVYHPSRKIEWVGYADVFQFPWLRFRADAPTKGYEVFSQFTYQWYKKGRVALRFRHRFREENSSGMETAEQMLAELKRYQLRCDFEYKLTNQWMIRSRAEVVRYTKEFDAPEKGWLGAQDIFWSARNKRISANLRLAYFHTDGFNSRIYTYENDVLYSSSFPSYFDKGYRTYANGRWRVRKNIDMWIKYAVTLYADKDVIGSGLEQIAGNRKSDIKIQGRIQF, from the coding sequence ATGGTTTATGATCTTATCCGGATAGTAATAACAGGGTTATTGCTATCTCTATTCTTTTGTACTGCTGCACAGGAAAAAATAGAACAACTGGAAGAAGAGCTGATTGAGCAATTAAATGAGGTGACTGATGAGTTTGCAGACATCAGTGAATATACAGAACGATTGCGGTATTTTCTTCGAAATCCCATTGATCTCAATAAGACAGACGGACGGGATTTGTCCGAGCTATTGTTTCTGACGCCAGTTCAGATTGCTCATTTGTTGGATCATAGAATGCGATCCGGACGTATGTTGTCGGTATTGGAACTTCAGGGTATAGAAGGATTTGATGAAATAACTGTTGAGCGTCTATTGCCGTTTGTGAAAGTAGGGAACGTTTCGGTATTAGAGAGTTTTACCTTACATAAATTATGGAATACATCCACGCAAGAATATATGGTGCGTTACGGAAGAGGATTTGAACAGGCAAGAGGTTACCGGATAACAGATACTTCCAGGTCAAGGTATCTGGGTAATCCTGATCGTTATATGGTACGATACAGATTGAATTATAAGGATGCTGTCAGACTTTCACTAAATATGGAGAAAGATGCTGGTGAATCCTTTTTTAAATATGCACAATCATCCGGATTTGACTTTTACTCGGGTAGTCTTTCTGTCAAAGTAAACGATAGGCTTAAAGAAGTTATTATTGGTGACTATTCTCTTCAATTTGGTCAGGGCCTGGTCGTCTGGAACGGCCTCGCATTCGGGAAAGGTTCCTGGGTGAGCAGTGTAGCCCGGCAAGGCATTGGCCTTAAACCCTATACTTCTTTTAATGAAACTAATTTTTTTAGAGGTATAGCTGGGACGGTAGTGGTGGGGCCGTTACAGATCACACCGTTTATGTCCTTAAAAAAACGAAGTGGAAGCGTTTTGGAAACAGATTCTGGAAGCATCATTTTATCTATTTCTAATTCGGGACTACATCGTACACCTACAGAACAAAGGCAGCGTCACTCCATTGATGAATATGTCTATGGCGGAAATGTAAATTATAGAATAGACCGGTTCTATGTGGGGATAAATCTTATGCAGACAAACTATAGCGGATATATAAAGCCTGCAGAACTACTGCGGAACCGCTTTGCATTTCGCGGTCAGGCGCTAACGAATATTAGCGGATATTATCAATACACATTCAAAAACACCTATGTTTTTGGTGAAATAGCCAAAAGTGCAGGAGGTGGGACAGCGCTTCTGAATGGTATGGTTAGTAGTCTTCATCCAAAATTTTCGTTAGTGCTGTTACATAGACATTATCAGAAGAATTACCATCAATTCTTTGCACAGGGAATAGGAGAGGGCGGAATGGTCAATAATGAGAGCGGTTTGTATGCAGGTGCAGTATATCATCCTTCCCGTAAAATAGAATGGGTCGGTTATGCAGATGTATTTCAGTTTCCATGGTTAAGATTTCGGGCAGATGCTCCTACAAAAGGATATGAAGTGTTTTCTCAATTTACTTACCAATGGTATAAGAAAGGTAGGGTGGCTCTCCGATTCCGTCATCGGTTCAGAGAAGAGAATTCCTCAGGCATGGAGACCGCAGAGCAGATGCTTGCCGAGTTAAAAAGATATCAGTTGCGGTGTGATTTCGAATATAAGCTGACCAATCAGTGGATGATCAGAAGCAGGGCAGAAGTTGTAAGATATACCAAAGAATTTGATGCTCCGGAGAAAGGGTGGTTGGGAGCTCAGGATATCTTCTGGTCTGCCCGTAACAAGCGTATAAGTGCTAACCTACGACTAGCCTATTTTCATACAGATGGCTTTAATTCCCGTATTTATACCTACGAAAATGATGTGTTATACAGTTCTTCTTTTCCTTCCTATTTTGATAAGGGCTATCGTACCTATGCAAACGGGAGGTGGCGGGTTCGTAAGAATATAGATATGTGGATTAAATATGCTGTCACTTTATATGCCGATAAGGATGTAATCGGATCTGGTCTGGAGCAGATCGCCGGCAATCGCAAATCTGATATTAAAATACAAGGTAGAATTCAGTTTTAA